In one Solanum dulcamara chromosome 1, daSolDulc1.2, whole genome shotgun sequence genomic region, the following are encoded:
- the LOC129881435 gene encoding L-ascorbate oxidase homolog: MLLKKLIQFFLLSLLVVNSIVAENPYRFYEWNVSYGTISPLGVPQQGILINGQFPGPDIISVTNDNVIINVFNNLDDDFLISWNGVQNRRNSFQDGVWGTTCPIPPGKNFTYTLQMKDQIGSFYYFPSLGFHKAAGGFGGIRIFSGPFVPVPLPAYSGDFIVLIGDWYKRNHTKLREILDRGHKLPFPDGILINGRGPNGASFTVDQGKTYRLRISNVGLENSLNFRIEGHNVTLVEVEGTHTMQETYTSLDVHVGQSYSVLITADQAPKDYYIVASSRFTSKVLTTTGVLHYSNSNSPVSGPLPSGPTIEVGWSLYQARSIRTNLTANGPRPNPQGAYHYGMINTTRTIRLSTSAGQVNSEQRYAVNSVSFVPTNDTPLKLADYFKIGGFYPGNIPDAPSGGGIRLNTSVLETDYRTFIEIVFENKERIVQSWHIAGYAFWVVGMDGGRWTPASRNQYNLRDAVSRCTTQVYPRSWTAIYIALDNVGMWNIRSEFWARRYLGQQLYMRVYTTSTSLQDEYLIPNNALLCGKVAGLHNKTVLS; the protein is encoded by the exons atgttgctaaaaaaattgatacaatTTTTTTTGCTGTCACTTTTAGTTGTGAATAGTATAGTGGCAGAGAATCCTTATAgattttatgaatggaatgttaGTTATGGCACTATTTCGCCTCTTGGTGTTCCACAACAG GGAATCCTGATCAATGGGCAATTTCCTGGCCCAGACATCATTTCTGTCACCAATGACAATGTTATTATCAATGTTTTCAACAATTTGGATGACGATTTTCTTATTTCCTG GAATGGAGTGCAAAACAGGAGAAACTCATTCCAAGACGGAGTATGGGGCACGACGTGCCCTATACCACCTGGGAAGAATTTCACATACACTTTGCAAATGAAGGATCAAATAGGGAGCTTCTACTATTTCCCTTCTCTTGGATTTCACAAAGCTGCAGGTGGTTTTGGTGGCATCAGGATCTTTAGCGGACCTTTTGTACCTGTTCCCCTCCCTGCTTATTCTGGCGATTTCATCGTCCTTATTGGAGATTGGTACAAGAGAAATCACACG AAGCTTAGAGAAATTCTTGATAGAGGCCACAAGTTGCCTTTTCCTGATGGCATTCTTATCAATGGTCGTGGCCCTAATGGCGCGTCCTTCACAGTTGATCAAG GAAAAACGTATAGACTGAGGATATCAAATGTTGGATTGGAAAATTCACTTAACTTTCGGATTGAAGGACACAACGTCACGTTGGTGGAAGTAGAGGGTACACACACAATGCAAGAGACCTATACCTCACTCGACGTTCATGTTGGACAATCCTACTCTGTCCTCATCACAGCTGATCAAGCTCCTAAGGACTACTACATTGTTGCTTCGTCTCGTTTCACCTCTAAGGTTCTTACTACCACTGGTGTACTTCACTACAGCAACTCTAACAGCCCGGTCTCTGGCCCTCTCCCTAGTGGACCAACCATCGAAGTTGGTTGGTCCCTTTACCAGGCCCGTTCTATCAG GACTAACTTGACGGCTAATGGACCAAGGCCTAACCCACAAGGCGCGTACCATTATGGTATGATCAATACAACTAGAACTATCAGACTTTCAACCTCTGCTGGTCAGGTGAACAGCGAGCAAAGATATGCTGTCAACAGTGTGTCATTTGTGCCCACTAATGATACTCCGTTGAAGCTCGCTGACTACTTCAAGATTGGAGGATTCTACCCCGGAAACATACCTGATGCCCcctccggtggaggtattcgccTTAACACGTCTGTTTTAGAAACTGACTACAGGACATTCATTGAGATTGTATTCGAGAACAAGGAAAGAATCGTCCAAAGCTGGCATATTGCTGGTTACGCCTTTTGGGTAGTAGG CATGGACGGAGGACGATGGACTCCTGCAAGTAGGAACCAATACAATCTTCGCGATGCAGTTTCACGTTGCACAACTCAG GTGTATCCGAGGTCATGGACAGCAATATACATTGCATTAGACAACGTGGGAATGTGGAACATAAGATCAGAGTTTTGGGCTCGACGGTATCTCGGACAACAGTTATATATGAGGGTATACACGACATCAACCTCTTTACAAGATGAATATTTGATTCCAAATAATGCTCTTTTATGTGGCAAGGTGGCTGGACTCCACAACAAGACCGTTTTAAGCTAA